Proteins encoded within one genomic window of Chrysemys picta bellii isolate R12L10 chromosome 6, ASM1138683v2, whole genome shotgun sequence:
- the PHAX gene encoding phosphorylated adapter RNA export protein, which produces MALEARRMEQDAEDGEISDSDSDMPASVSARGPAQKPHDGNSSTKPFQSTISPCAPSVPYRTTNGVDSSDESFSDSDDDASVWKRKRQKCFNLPPVKPEPFQFGQSHQKQTVLGGKKINNIWGAVLQEQNQDAVATELGILGMEGNIDKSRQSETYNYLLAKKLMKETDQDVEILNKELDEYMQDDKKTVSKEEENGQGLLKRKRPVKDRLGERLEMNYKGMYEITEEDSEEKVADEISYRLREPKKDLIARIVKIIGNKKAIELLMETAEVEQNGGLFIMNGSRRRTPGGVYLNLLKNTPSITGEQIKEIFYVENQKEYENKKAAKKRRIQVLGKKMKQAIKGLNLQEYDDASRETFASDTNEALASLDDLQEGHGETKLDPEDAIEIDNAHDLEIF; this is translated from the exons ATGGCGCTGGAGGCGCGGCGGATGGAGCAGGATGCGGAGGACGGGGAGATCTCGGACTCGGACTCCGACATGCCGGCCAGCGTCTCGGCCAGGGGCCCGGCGCAG AAACCACATGATGGCAACAGTTCAACCAAACCTTTCCAGAGCACCATTTCACCCTGTGCACCAAGTGTTCCTTATCGAACAACCAATGGTGTGGACTCAAGTGATGAGAGCTtctctgattcagatgatgacgCTTCTGTGTGGAAACGGAAACGACAAAAATGTTTTAACCTCCCTCCTGTTAAACCAGAGCCTTTTCAGTTTGGCCAGAGTCACCAGAAGCAAACTGTCCTCGGGGGTAAGAAGATCAACAATATTTGGGGTGCAGTGCTTCAGGAACAAAATCAGGATGCAGTGGCCACTGAACTTGGAATTTTAGGAATGGAGGGTAATATTGACAAGAGTAGGCAGTCTGAGACTTACAATTACTTATTGGCTAAAAAGCTGATGAAAGAAACTGACCAAGATGTGGAGATATTAAATAAAGAGCTAGATGAATACATGCAGGATGACAAAAAAACAGTGTCAAAGGAGGAAGAAAATGGACAAGGACTTCTCAAACGGAAACGGCCTGTCAAGGACAGACTGGGTGAAAGACTAGAAATGAATTATAAAGGGATGTACGAGATTACTGAAGAAGATTCTGAGGaaaaagtggcagatgaaatttctTATCG GCTTCGAGAACCAAAGAAAGATTTGATAGCCCGAATAGTGAAAATAATTGGAAATAAGAAAGCTATTGAACTGCTTATGGAAACAGCTGAAGTGGAACAAAATGGCGGACTCTTCATAATG AATGGTAGCAGAAGAAGAACGCCAGGAGGAGTTTATTTAAATCTGCTGAAGAATACACCTAGCATTACTGGAGAGCAAATCAAG GAAATCTTCTATGTTGAAAACCAGAAGGAGTATGAAAACAAAAAAGCTGCTAAGAAGAGGAGAATACAGGTTCTAGGAAAGAAGATGAAACAAGCTATTAAAGGGCTCAACCTTCAAGAGTATGATGATGCATCTCGAGAAACTTTTGCTAGTGACACAAATGAGGCCCTGGCTTCTTTGGATGATTTACAGGAAGGACATGGTGAAACAAAGCTGGATCCGGAGGATGCCATTGAAATTGATAATGCTCATGATCTGGAGATCTTTTAG